TTCCGTACACCTAAATTATTGCTACAACAAGATGTATTTGTTTAGTTCAAGTGCACTCAGTAAAAGTCACGTGTAAAGTTACAGACTGTGGGACCGTTGTATAAGCCCTATATCAGCGACACGATGTTCTGATAACGTGTGTCGTGCCTTCGACAGTAGCTGTATACAACACTCGTTATCAAGAGCAGAGCATCTGAACAAACTGTAATATTGTATCTTTCTCGTTCGAGTCTTGTCACAAACATATTACAGCAGTGTCATATCACGTAATTCTATGTATCACTGAGTGCAGAAATTTGAAAATATCTGAAGAAGTTTGTTGAATTTTTTAAGGGTTCCAGGCTATGTATGGAAGCACGGCATATATTTAGCGCTAAAATTATGAATgtcgtgtaggtattaaaatttattgggggggggggggctgttttcATGTGAGTATATTTCTGTAGTAGTTGACATACCAAATTTTACAATGGACGCTGCACTGCTTGACTGTACTAATAATGGAGTCACCATAAAAACGAATTTTATACGTGAAACTACGTAACACCAACATTACGGTCCAGAGTTTACtgatatttacagatgaagcttttcCAGTTCTGCGATGTACTGACTGCACTGAATTACATGTTTCGCATCTAACGAGTAGAAATGGCTGAGCGAAACCTCTGGTGCTGCTACTAATTTCAATTCGCCAAAGAAAGATGCACATTTACCTTGTAATCACCTTTCTTCGAgtaaagtaaaacaaaagaaaatagggAGGGGGTACAGCAAAACAGAGAATATGTTCGATTTGAGACTACAGTTTGATGCGTCTCCAATAACTGAAGCACAGCAGTTAGAAAAGACTGTCCATGTAAATGATTTAATTCAGTCTTCTCTCAAAACTATACTCGAGAAACGAATCACACGGTTGATTTGGCAGACTGTGGGAACCGGGTGAGAGTGGGGAAAGTTCCACAGTAATGCCCGCCATACACACTTTTCCACCACCATAGAAGTGACAACAGTACGATAGTAGCATCGGAGATTGTTTCTGAGGTGCTGATGCGGCAGTGGCCTCACGAGAAAGTAATAGGCAGCTTACGCTTCGGAGTCGGGCATCTCCTGATCGACTTCGACAATCTGCTCCGGCACTCGCAGGTCGATGGCGAAGCGCTTCTGCGGCACCTTGCCTTGGCCTTTAGCGCTCCGGCTGTAGGCCTGGAAGGCGGCCGCGAGGGCGTACGTGATCTTGCGGGCGCCGAACCGGCTGTCGCAGACGAACGCGTGGCACTCGAACGGGTGCTGCGACTTGCTGTCGGTCACATCGCGCACCACTATCATGGAGAAGACGCGCGTGTACACCAAGTCCTGCACGCCGTACGAGATGGTGTCCACCGGGAAGAACCCGATGACGTCGTCGTGCTTCTTGTCGGCCGTGATGGTGAGCCCGTCGATAGAGACGGTGACGTTGACTATGGGCAGCACGGTGCCCTGTTTGAGCGACTTGGCGGCCGCCACGAGCGCGTCCACCGGCTTGCGCGTGTGCTTGATGCCCCAGAGCCCGCTGGCGTCGCGGAAGCCCAGGTACTTCACCTGGAACTTCTGCGGCAAGTCCTCCTCCTTGACGGTGGCGTCGTCGGCGTCGCTGGCGGCGGCGGACATCTTCTTGCGGCTGCGCTGAGAGGGCGCCGGCGGAGTCGGGCGCGCCTTGCGCTCTTGCTGCTGCTTCTGCGTCGCCGCACCCAGGTCGGAGCCGAACGAGCTGCGCCTGTCGTCGTCGTCCGGTCCGGCGCCGGTGGAGCCCGTGCTCGAACTGAGCGACAGCCGCTGCCCGGAAGCGGAGAGGCCATCTGTGGCGTCCGCATCCGCGTCGGAGCGCACGCTTCCGCTGTCCGCGTTGGCATTGGCGCtggcgtcgccgtcgccgtcctgCGGCAGCGTCTGGCTCGACTCGATGCTCTGCAGCAGGCGCGGGTCGCGGTGCTCGTACCCGTACTCGTCGTCTGCCATCTTTCCCTTCTCTGGCATCCGGTATCGCGCTCACTGAAACGAACACGACAAACGTTTCAGTACATCCGTGAAGGAAGAAACACCTTATTTACTATATTGCAACAGTAAGAAATACATAAAGAAGAATCTGCCTACAATGAAACCAGAAAACAGAGCAGTATCACTTATTAGGTTACTCGCTGATCGTAACTTTAACGATACGGAAGATGATAAAGTTAAAGCCGAACAAACAGGTCCGAATCTGCTACAGACAATCGCATAGCATCAAAATTCGATACCTCCTTACTGCATATATACAAATAACGAACTGATCCCCAAatctgtaactacactactggccattaaaattgctacaccacgaagaggacgtgctacagacgcgaaatttaaccgacaggaagaagatgctgtaatatgcatatgattagctttccagagcattcgcacaaggctggcgccgttggcgacacctacaacgtgctaacac
This sequence is a window from Schistocerca nitens isolate TAMUIC-IGC-003100 chromosome 3, iqSchNite1.1, whole genome shotgun sequence. Protein-coding genes within it:
- the LOC126248125 gene encoding uncharacterized protein LOC126248125; this translates as MPEKGKMADDEYGYEHRDPRLLQSIESSQTLPQDGDGDASANANADSGSVRSDADADATDGLSASGQRLSLSSSTGSTGAGPDDDDRRSSFGSDLGAATQKQQQERKARPTPPAPSQRSRKKMSAAASDADDATVKEEDLPQKFQVKYLGFRDASGLWGIKHTRKPVDALVAAAKSLKQGTVLPIVNVTVSIDGLTITADKKHDDVIGFFPVDTISYGVQDLVYTRVFSMIVVRDVTDSKSQHPFECHAFVCDSRFGARKITYALAAAFQAYSRSAKGQGKVPQKRFAIDLRVPEQIVEVDQEMPDSEA